The following coding sequences lie in one Methylotenera versatilis 301 genomic window:
- a CDS encoding LysM peptidoglycan-binding domain-containing protein — protein MFRYIITLLMFCCISFNVNAQVVALKSDHPDRHVVVKGDTLWGISAKFLKDPWQWPSIWKLNRAQIKNPHWIYPGDVIVLDMSSGTPQLRLLRETVTLQPGAVEEPLDKTAISTIQLSVIGPFLSQPLVIEKDQLAKSPRIIANQDNRVVLSPGTRVYINKIAEGGNLNWYVYRPGDNLVDPDTKKVLGVEATYLGDAKITKYGEPASADITKAKEEIFTKDRLVATGDDVITNFVPHAPDSAISGRIIKIYGGVAEAGPQSIVSISRGTKDGIEVGHVLAVNRYGAIIKDPEYVKEKDAKDSKSASGLEPGMVKLPDERVGLLMVFRVFENVSYALVMQASQPINTLDSVTTP, from the coding sequence ATGTTTCGCTATATTATAACGCTGCTCATGTTTTGTTGCATAAGCTTCAATGTTAACGCGCAAGTTGTTGCACTAAAAAGCGACCATCCTGACCGACATGTTGTGGTGAAAGGCGATACATTATGGGGAATTTCAGCTAAATTCCTAAAAGATCCGTGGCAATGGCCTAGCATTTGGAAACTAAACCGCGCGCAAATTAAAAATCCGCACTGGATTTATCCTGGTGACGTAATCGTACTAGACATGAGTAGTGGCACACCACAATTGCGATTATTACGTGAAACAGTCACCCTACAGCCAGGCGCTGTTGAAGAGCCTTTGGACAAAACAGCCATTTCTACCATTCAACTTAGTGTAATCGGACCATTCTTAAGCCAGCCACTGGTGATTGAAAAAGACCAATTAGCTAAGTCACCCAGAATTATTGCGAATCAGGATAACCGCGTAGTACTTAGTCCGGGTACACGCGTGTACATCAATAAAATAGCAGAAGGTGGCAACCTTAATTGGTATGTTTATCGCCCCGGTGATAACTTAGTGGATCCTGACACTAAAAAAGTGTTAGGTGTAGAAGCAACCTATTTAGGTGATGCCAAAATCACAAAATATGGCGAGCCAGCAAGTGCAGACATTACTAAAGCCAAAGAAGAAATTTTCACTAAAGACCGATTAGTAGCTACTGGCGATGATGTGATTACCAACTTTGTACCGCATGCACCAGACTCTGCAATCTCAGGTCGCATCATCAAGATTTACGGTGGTGTTGCTGAAGCCGGTCCACAAAGCATCGTTTCTATTAGCCGTGGAACTAAAGACGGTATAGAGGTTGGGCACGTGCTTGCAGTTAATAGATATGGAGCCATTATTAAAGACCCTGAGTATGTAAAAGAGAAAGATGCAAAAGACAGCAAATCAGCATCTGGACTTGAACCCGGCATGGTTAAATTACCTGATGAGCGTGTTGGCTTATTGATGGTATTCCGTGTATTTGAAAACGTATCGTATGCCCTAGTCATGCAAGCATCACAACCAATTAACACACTTGATTCTGTAACAACACCTTAA
- the htpX gene encoding zinc metalloprotease HtpX, with protein sequence MFDNWLKTAVLMAAIVALFGAVGAALGGSGGMLIALVLAGCMNVYAYWFSDKAVLKMYGAQEVSPENNFGDNLKLRNYYNMVKELAENAQLPMPKVYVMDEAQPNAFATGRNPEHAAVAATTGIMQVLSERELRGVMAHELAHVKHRDTLISTISATIAGAISSIGTFGMLFGGGRSDDGKRSVSPVVAMLMMFLAPMAASLIQMAISRSREFEADRVGAEISRDPKALASALQKISDYAHQIHNPTAEAHPETGQMMIINPLAGVSFDSLFSTHPKTEERVARLMAMANI encoded by the coding sequence ATGTTCGATAATTGGCTAAAAACTGCCGTGTTGATGGCGGCGATTGTTGCTTTATTCGGCGCTGTGGGGGCAGCACTTGGGGGTAGTGGCGGTATGTTGATAGCGCTGGTATTGGCTGGTTGCATGAACGTTTATGCCTACTGGTTTTCAGATAAAGCCGTGCTCAAAATGTACGGTGCGCAAGAAGTTAGCCCAGAGAACAACTTTGGTGACAACTTAAAGTTACGCAACTACTACAACATGGTAAAAGAGCTTGCAGAAAATGCGCAATTGCCTATGCCAAAAGTGTATGTAATGGATGAAGCGCAGCCAAATGCTTTTGCCACTGGTCGCAACCCAGAACACGCCGCCGTTGCCGCCACTACAGGCATTATGCAGGTGCTAAGCGAACGTGAGTTACGCGGCGTGATGGCACATGAACTTGCTCACGTCAAACATCGAGATACCCTAATTTCTACTATCTCTGCGACGATAGCAGGTGCAATTTCATCTATCGGCACATTCGGCATGCTGTTTGGAGGAGGGCGTAGTGATGATGGTAAGCGCAGCGTGAGTCCCGTGGTAGCAATGTTGATGATGTTTTTGGCGCCAATGGCAGCTTCATTAATTCAAATGGCGATTTCGCGTTCACGTGAGTTTGAAGCGGATAGAGTTGGCGCAGAAATTAGTCGTGACCCGAAAGCCTTGGCGAGCGCATTGCAGAAGATTAGTGATTATGCACATCAAATTCATAATCCAACGGCGGAAGCACACCCGGAAACTGGGCAGATGATGATTATTAATCCATTGGCGGGGGTGTCGTTTGATAGTTTGTTTAGTACGCATCCTAAGACTGAGGAGCGGGTGGCGCGGTTGATGGCGATGGCTAATATTTAA
- a CDS encoding sigma-54-dependent transcriptional regulator, translated as MASKHILVVDDEIGIRELLRDILQDEGYQVQLAENAAAARAARLHERPDIVLLDIWMPDCDGITLLKEWANSSLLTMPVVMMSGHGTIDTAVEATRIGAFDFLEKPIALQKLLKTVSAALKHSEQQPKSEMNLTSLGKSPIVTALKDRLDKIAVGISPTPVLLIGPKGCGAELCARYLQDSGSPWLQLTDFNKLVDMPLDILESIRGGILYIPEIADLKKAEQKGLLLLIAKSEKYHVRVVCGTSENLPKLQAESLFDHNLFQALSAVSLRVPALEEHREDIPDLVVAIANLQLELAGLEYREFDVAALNGLRNANWPGDLAQLDAAIRNLIHTSLGEKITLDDVKRVLHQFDDPEVQVKTAEIKKPKPVQVEEIKTSAAVDLPFLDQPLREARDDFERIYFQHHMKDASNNMSKLADIAGLERTHLYRKLKQLGIKIK; from the coding sequence ATGGCATCAAAACATATATTAGTCGTTGACGACGAAATTGGGATACGAGAACTTTTGCGCGATATTTTGCAAGATGAAGGCTACCAAGTGCAGCTGGCTGAAAATGCCGCTGCTGCACGTGCTGCACGCCTGCATGAGCGCCCTGATATTGTGTTGTTAGATATTTGGATGCCAGATTGCGATGGTATTACGCTGCTTAAAGAGTGGGCGAATAGCAGCTTGCTGACAATGCCAGTGGTGATGATGTCTGGTCATGGCACCATAGATACCGCCGTAGAAGCAACGCGTATCGGCGCTTTTGATTTCTTAGAAAAACCAATTGCATTACAAAAACTCTTAAAAACCGTCAGTGCTGCTTTAAAACACAGCGAGCAACAGCCTAAATCTGAAATGAATCTCACCAGTCTGGGCAAAAGCCCGATTGTGACAGCGCTGAAAGATAGGCTAGATAAAATTGCTGTGGGCATCAGTCCGACACCAGTTTTGTTGATTGGACCTAAAGGTTGTGGAGCTGAGCTTTGCGCACGCTATTTACAAGACTCAGGTAGCCCTTGGCTGCAACTGACGGACTTTAACAAGCTCGTTGATATGCCTTTAGACATTCTTGAATCGATTCGTGGCGGTATATTGTATATTCCAGAGATCGCCGATCTTAAAAAAGCCGAGCAAAAAGGCTTGCTGCTGTTGATTGCAAAGTCAGAAAAATACCATGTGCGCGTGGTGTGCGGCACCAGCGAGAATTTACCTAAGCTGCAAGCTGAATCTTTATTTGACCATAATTTATTTCAGGCTTTGTCAGCTGTATCTTTGCGTGTGCCAGCTTTGGAAGAGCACAGAGAAGATATCCCTGACTTAGTGGTGGCGATCGCTAATTTACAACTAGAGTTGGCTGGCTTGGAATACCGCGAGTTTGATGTGGCAGCCTTGAATGGCTTGCGTAACGCCAATTGGCCTGGTGATTTGGCACAATTAGATGCAGCTATCAGAAATTTAATACATACAAGTCTTGGTGAAAAAATTACTTTAGATGATGTGAAACGTGTTTTGCATCAGTTTGATGACCCTGAAGTACAGGTGAAAACTGCTGAAATCAAAAAGCCTAAACCAGTTCAAGTTGAAGAAATCAAGACAAGCGCTGCTGTAGACCTGCCGTTTTTAGACCAGCCTTTGCGTGAAGCAAGAGATGATTTTGAACGCATTTATTTTCAACATCACATGAAAGATGCGTCTAATAACATGAGTAAATTGGCAGATATTGCAGGCTTAGAGCGTACGCATTTGTATCGCAAACTCAAGCAGCTCGGGATTAAGATTAAGTAA
- the def gene encoding peptide deformylase: MAILDILNYPDPRLHKVAKPVKEVDASIRRLIDDMRETMYDAPGIGLAATQVDQHIQLLIIDTSETKDHLQVFINPKIIEKSGVQDYEEGCLSVPGVYETVTRAEKVTVEALDYNGKPFTLKAEGLLSICIQHEMDHLLGKVFVEYLSPLKRSRIKNKMLKLTRHK, from the coding sequence ATGGCAATTTTAGACATACTCAATTATCCAGATCCGCGCCTACACAAGGTGGCTAAACCAGTAAAAGAGGTGGATGCAAGCATTCGTCGTTTAATCGATGACATGCGCGAAACCATGTACGACGCGCCTGGCATCGGTTTAGCTGCTACACAGGTGGATCAGCACATTCAGCTTTTAATCATTGATACTAGCGAAACCAAAGACCATTTACAGGTATTTATCAATCCTAAGATCATTGAAAAAAGTGGCGTGCAAGACTATGAAGAAGGTTGCTTATCAGTGCCTGGTGTATACGAAACAGTTACCCGAGCTGAAAAGGTGACCGTTGAGGCTTTAGATTACAACGGCAAGCCATTTACCTTGAAAGCAGAAGGCTTGCTAAGCATCTGTATACAGCATGAAATGGATCATTTGCTTGGTAAAGTCTTCGTTGAATATTTATCGCCGCTCAAGCGTAGCCGCATCAAAAATAAAATGCTGAAACTCACACGTCACAAGTAG
- the dprA gene encoding DNA-processing protein DprA yields MQENRSDDAYSEELVEKSLWIALSSIHGIGSQTFCQLLKTFGNPSHIFTASHSQLKEVVSDAIAAEIIKGVNHDSLSDSLRWLSQPNNYLVTLADTQYPQALLEITDPPPFLYAKGNLALLNQPSIAIVGSRNASVQGEKNAEAFAQGLSEYGLCIVSGLALGIDGAAHRGALKAKGSTIAVVGTGLDIVYPAKHRDLAHQIVEHGLIISEFALSTPSKPQNFPKRNRIISGLSLGCLVVEANLQSGSQITARLSAEQGREVFAIPGSIHSPMSKGCHQLIKQGAKLVDSLQDIVEELDLSKQDSNISEISSDEIKTNHAILTLMGYEPIALENLVNLSGLTVSEVSSMLMLLELEGSVASLAGGKYQKIV; encoded by the coding sequence ATGCAAGAAAACCGCAGTGATGACGCCTACAGCGAAGAACTTGTAGAAAAGTCACTGTGGATTGCTTTAAGTAGCATTCATGGTATTGGCTCACAAACATTTTGCCAGTTACTCAAAACTTTTGGTAATCCCAGTCATATTTTCACTGCTAGTCATAGCCAATTAAAAGAAGTTGTTTCAGATGCAATTGCAGCGGAAATCATAAAAGGCGTTAATCATGATAGCCTTTCTGACTCACTGCGGTGGCTATCTCAGCCAAATAACTACCTAGTCACTCTGGCTGACACTCAGTATCCACAGGCTCTGCTAGAAATTACTGACCCCCCACCTTTTTTATACGCAAAAGGTAACTTAGCCTTATTAAACCAACCTAGTATCGCGATTGTTGGTAGCCGCAACGCCTCTGTGCAAGGCGAAAAAAATGCTGAGGCGTTTGCGCAGGGTTTGTCTGAATACGGCTTATGTATCGTGAGTGGTTTGGCACTTGGCATTGACGGCGCTGCGCACAGAGGCGCCTTAAAAGCTAAAGGTTCTACTATCGCCGTCGTTGGCACTGGCTTAGATATTGTCTACCCCGCCAAACATCGAGATTTAGCACATCAAATTGTCGAACACGGGCTGATTATTTCTGAATTCGCTTTAAGCACACCCTCCAAACCACAAAACTTTCCAAAACGGAATCGCATCATTAGCGGCTTAAGCTTAGGCTGCTTGGTGGTTGAAGCTAATTTGCAAAGTGGCTCGCAAATTACCGCACGGCTCTCTGCAGAACAAGGTCGTGAAGTATTTGCGATCCCTGGCTCGATTCATTCACCAATGTCTAAAGGCTGCCACCAACTCATCAAGCAAGGCGCTAAATTGGTCGATAGCCTGCAAGATATTGTCGAAGAGTTAGACCTAAGCAAGCAAGATTCAAATATTAGTGAGATATCCAGTGACGAGATTAAAACTAATCACGCCATCCTCACTCTAATGGGTTATGAACCGATTGCGTTAGAAAACTTAGTCAATTTAAGTGGCTTGACGGTGAGCGAAGTTTCATCCATGCTAATGCTATTGGAATTAGAAGGGAGTGTCGCTAGCCTAGCAGGCGGAAAATATCAAAAAATTGTGTAA
- the fmt gene encoding methionyl-tRNA formyltransferase — MKIIFAGTPEFAVPALAALIAAGHQIVMVLTQPDRPAGRGMKLKASPVKVLAEQHGLHVFQPETLKDTAVQAQIEAAHADVMIVAAYGLIIPTVVLNMPKFGCYNIHASLLPRWRGAAPIHRSLLLGDAETGVTIMEVVPALDAGAMVSKGVVPITESDTTQTLHDALSKTGADLMVQAMAELAEKGSLPATPQDESLVTYAHKLEKSEAAIDWQKSAVELSRQVRAFNPFPVAQGILKGEVCRIWMATAKEGKAKIGEIVSVQDGVTVGCGDGLLHITELQAPGGKRLSAQAFVQGHNLQIGDFFS; from the coding sequence TTGAAAATTATATTTGCTGGTACGCCAGAATTCGCCGTCCCAGCTCTAGCCGCATTAATAGCAGCGGGGCATCAAATCGTCATGGTGCTCACGCAACCAGATCGCCCAGCAGGGCGTGGAATGAAGCTTAAAGCGAGTCCCGTTAAGGTATTGGCTGAGCAACATGGTTTGCATGTATTTCAACCTGAAACACTCAAAGATACAGCCGTGCAAGCACAGATAGAAGCTGCGCATGCCGATGTGATGATAGTGGCGGCATATGGTTTGATTATCCCGACAGTTGTTCTCAATATGCCGAAATTTGGCTGCTACAACATTCACGCTTCTTTGCTACCTCGCTGGCGCGGGGCTGCACCTATTCATCGCTCTTTATTGTTGGGTGATGCCGAAACGGGCGTCACTATTATGGAGGTTGTTCCAGCTTTGGATGCGGGAGCGATGGTTAGTAAAGGTGTGGTGCCGATTACTGAAAGTGATACCACTCAAACTTTACATGATGCGCTCAGTAAAACAGGTGCTGATTTGATGGTGCAAGCAATGGCTGAGTTAGCAGAAAAAGGTTCGCTGCCAGCGACACCACAAGATGAGTCTTTAGTGACTTATGCACATAAGTTAGAGAAGTCAGAAGCGGCCATTGATTGGCAAAAAAGTGCGGTTGAGTTATCTCGTCAAGTGCGAGCATTTAACCCTTTCCCTGTTGCACAAGGCATACTTAAAGGTGAAGTGTGCCGTATTTGGATGGCTACCGCAAAAGAAGGTAAAGCTAAAATCGGCGAAATCGTTAGCGTGCAGGATGGCGTTACTGTTGGCTGCGGCGATGGTTTGTTGCATATTACTGAGCTGCAAGCACCAGGCGGCAAGCGCCTTAGCGCGCAAGCTTTTGTGCAAGGACATAATTTGCAAATTGGCGATTTCTTTAGTTAA
- a CDS encoding DUF4390 domain-containing protein, with product MRCCKKIKHFLSICLLVLFATTAMAGSSSMNIRSASLAALDDSYALNADVDMKFSEKMEEAISKGFELNFLIEFQLAKPRKYWFDDEVVTVTHHVTLSYHALSRQFLVIRGDQQKAFVRLDEATDDLSEISDLKVFQKSEVEKGEHYKAAVLMRLDPKKLPKVLQGDAMGSDDWKMSSQRFEWVPSLFK from the coding sequence ATGCGTTGCTGCAAAAAAATTAAACATTTCCTCTCTATTTGCTTGCTTGTGCTGTTTGCAACAACAGCGATGGCGGGTAGCAGTAGTATGAACATCAGGAGTGCGTCGCTAGCTGCGCTTGATGATTCCTACGCACTGAATGCAGACGTTGACATGAAGTTTAGCGAGAAGATGGAAGAGGCCATTAGCAAAGGCTTTGAGCTTAATTTCTTGATTGAATTTCAGCTGGCAAAACCCCGTAAATATTGGTTTGACGACGAAGTGGTGACCGTCACTCACCATGTGACTTTAAGCTACCATGCGCTCTCCAGACAGTTTTTAGTGATTCGTGGCGATCAGCAAAAAGCTTTTGTGCGTTTAGATGAAGCGACTGATGATTTATCTGAAATCAGTGACTTAAAAGTATTTCAAAAGTCGGAAGTGGAAAAAGGCGAACACTATAAGGCCGCTGTGTTGATGCGGCTAGACCCTAAAAAATTACCAAAAGTATTGCAAGGCGATGCCATGGGCTCAGATGACTGGAAAATGAGTTCGCAGCGCTTTGAGTGGGTGCCTAGTTTGTTTAAATGA
- a CDS encoding PaaI family thioesterase — protein sequence MNVSELPFNQLIGLELAANDSGFETSLPENLQYANHLGTVHASAMLALAEAGSGAFLAKHFAEYTSFVPVVRRLEAKFHKPAVGQISARCPVSSEVVETWGQELVSRGRLSVAIPVEVVDAAGVMVMSAIVEWFITSAN from the coding sequence ATGAATGTTTCAGAACTACCATTTAATCAACTAATCGGACTAGAGTTAGCTGCTAATGATAGCGGCTTTGAGACTAGCCTGCCTGAAAACCTTCAGTACGCAAATCATCTCGGCACTGTTCATGCCAGTGCTATGCTTGCTCTTGCTGAAGCTGGTTCAGGCGCATTTTTAGCTAAGCATTTTGCTGAATATACGAGCTTTGTACCGGTTGTGAGGCGTCTCGAAGCAAAGTTCCATAAGCCAGCTGTTGGGCAAATATCGGCAAGATGTCCGGTTTCTTCAGAAGTTGTAGAAACTTGGGGTCAGGAGCTTGTGAGTCGTGGGCGCCTGTCGGTAGCAATTCCAGTTGAAGTTGTTGATGCTGCAGGTGTTATGGTGATGTCGGCTATAGTTGAGTGGTTTATTACAAGCGCAAACTAA
- a CDS encoding sensor histidine kinase: protein MKYVVLVSAALGGFLLYLLSNASANTAASGEYYTLLVTLNGVLATFLIVLIGYQIFRLYRQIRKGVVGSRFTLRLLTSFAMMAIIPGLIVYLVSVNFLTRSIESWFNVKVEAALEGGLNLGRTALDIMLADVKEKGESMATTLSFQPANTHSILNDLREKSGIQDLTLLTVQGRILEVSSSDSGSFLPELPSVAQLRQARKHILASIEPIGNKGLYLRVLAPVNGQDLTGETRILQLLQPVPKPLATTAEAVQDVYQDYQQLSYSRASLREVFALTLTLVMMLAMLGAVAVAFVLSRKLSAPLTVLAEGTKAIASGDYSTMLPAHGKDELGVLVQSFNSMTQQLDDATKAADSNRARVEAARGYLETILAHLSSGVMALNKRGELRTFNEAAMNILGVPLEGYVGLKLDQINLKHPRLENFLLTVAMNSLDDVEQAGTHKEDAQTQVELLSAHGKQILTVRGTRLPDGGYVAVFDDATTMIQAQRDAAWGEVARRLAHEIKNPLTPIQLSAERMSHKLLSKLNAADAEMLKRSTETIVNQVDAMKRMVNEFSDYARSPTPQLQKLDLNNLIKEVVSLYDQSGSKISLVLEKQSCPIKGDSTMLRQVIHNLLQNAQDALIDQADATIAVQTKIEGEMLALTVTDNGLGFPEDMLLHVFEPYVTTKSHGTGLGLAIVKKIIEEHKGSIKIENVPKAMQTTGAIVTIKIPLLIDILSHTES, encoded by the coding sequence ATGAAATATGTCGTTCTAGTGAGTGCTGCCTTAGGCGGCTTTTTACTGTACTTGCTATCAAACGCAAGTGCTAATACTGCTGCCTCTGGTGAATACTACACTTTATTAGTCACACTCAATGGCGTATTGGCGACATTTTTGATTGTGTTGATTGGTTATCAGATTTTTCGTTTGTACCGACAAATTCGTAAAGGCGTTGTAGGTAGCCGTTTTACCCTACGCCTATTAACCAGCTTTGCGATGATGGCGATTATTCCAGGCTTAATCGTCTATCTTGTTTCAGTGAATTTTTTAACAAGATCTATTGAGTCCTGGTTTAACGTGAAGGTAGAAGCTGCGCTTGAAGGCGGGCTTAATTTAGGGCGTACAGCCTTAGATATTATGCTGGCAGATGTGAAGGAAAAAGGCGAGAGCATGGCGACCACGCTGTCTTTTCAGCCAGCGAATACACATTCAATCTTGAATGACTTACGTGAAAAAAGCGGCATACAAGACCTGACTTTACTAACGGTACAAGGCAGAATTTTAGAGGTATCAAGTAGTGATTCAGGTAGTTTTTTACCTGAATTACCAAGCGTGGCGCAACTAAGGCAAGCGCGTAAACATATATTGGCAAGTATTGAGCCGATCGGCAATAAAGGCTTGTATCTACGCGTGCTGGCGCCAGTCAACGGTCAAGACTTAACTGGTGAAACGCGGATATTGCAGTTGTTGCAACCTGTACCCAAACCACTCGCAACGACTGCTGAAGCGGTGCAGGATGTCTATCAGGATTACCAGCAGCTTTCATATAGCCGTGCTTCATTAAGAGAAGTATTTGCCCTCACGCTGACCTTGGTGATGATGCTGGCAATGTTGGGTGCGGTTGCAGTGGCTTTCGTGTTAAGTCGCAAGCTATCAGCCCCTTTAACGGTATTGGCAGAGGGTACTAAGGCGATTGCCAGCGGTGACTACAGCACGATGCTGCCCGCACATGGTAAAGATGAGCTTGGCGTGCTGGTTCAATCTTTTAATAGTATGACGCAGCAATTAGATGATGCAACTAAAGCCGCCGATAGCAACCGAGCCCGCGTAGAAGCTGCCCGCGGCTATTTAGAAACTATATTAGCGCATTTGTCGTCTGGTGTGATGGCGCTTAATAAACGCGGAGAATTGCGTACATTTAATGAAGCCGCCATGAATATATTAGGTGTGCCGCTAGAAGGTTATGTGGGCTTAAAGCTCGATCAAATTAATCTTAAACATCCTCGACTAGAGAATTTCTTACTCACCGTAGCCATGAATAGTTTAGATGACGTTGAGCAAGCTGGCACACATAAAGAGGATGCTCAAACGCAAGTGGAATTGTTGAGCGCTCATGGCAAACAGATACTCACAGTGCGTGGAACACGTTTACCTGATGGTGGCTATGTCGCGGTGTTTGATGATGCAACAACTATGATACAAGCGCAGCGAGACGCGGCGTGGGGCGAGGTGGCAAGGCGACTTGCGCATGAAATTAAGAATCCGCTTACGCCGATTCAATTATCGGCAGAACGTATGTCACATAAATTACTCAGTAAGCTCAATGCTGCCGATGCCGAGATGTTAAAACGCTCAACAGAAACCATCGTTAACCAAGTCGATGCGATGAAGCGCATGGTGAATGAGTTTAGTGACTACGCCCGTTCGCCTACACCACAACTGCAAAAATTAGACTTAAATAATCTCATTAAAGAAGTCGTTTCACTTTACGACCAGTCGGGCAGCAAGATCAGCTTGGTATTAGAAAAGCAGTCTTGTCCAATTAAGGGTGATAGCACGATGCTGCGTCAGGTGATCCATAATTTGCTGCAAAATGCGCAAGATGCACTTATAGATCAGGCTGATGCCACGATAGCGGTTCAAACTAAAATTGAAGGTGAAATGTTAGCGCTAACAGTCACCGATAATGGGCTAGGTTTTCCTGAAGATATGTTATTGCACGTGTTTGAGCCTTATGTCACCACCAAATCACACGGTACTGGCCTAGGGTTAGCTATCGTTAAAAAGATTATTGAAGAACACAAAGGCAGTATTAAAATTGAAAATGTACCAAAAGCTATGCAAACAACAGGCGCAATTGTAACAATTAAAATTCCACTCTTGATAGACATACTTAGTCATACAGAATCATAA
- the rsmB gene encoding 16S rRNA (cytosine(967)-C(5))-methyltransferase RsmB codes for MYISQQIAANAVNQVLSGHNLTLALPAALAVFPSATPQQRGAAQDLSYGTLRFYGEIDAYLVQLLEKPLTDDRINALLLVAIYQLLHDKADSFTVVNQAVHAVSQLKRPAPKSWAKGLVNAILRNFLRQKAQLAAKLKSSDVAVYSYPQWWVSKLKVQYPNHWQGMLETGNQHPPMTLRVNTQKISMQDYLQLLTRQDIEAKHIGAQALILANPVPVEKIPGFSDGIVSVQDLGAQLAAYLLEAKVGMNVLDACCAPGGKTGHILELADVALTALDSDEVRLQRVQSNLSRMKLKANLLVGDASMTDWWSDAKTAPQLFDRILADVPCSASGIVRRHVDIKWLRREADIASFTRQQAKILANLWQMLAKGGKLLYVTCSVFNEENQGQVDNFLQNNADATQLPFALPDNYAAAEITQINGQLIPTNAHDGFFYALLQKN; via the coding sequence TTGTATATATCTCAACAAATCGCTGCGAATGCTGTGAATCAGGTGTTGTCTGGTCATAATCTTACTTTGGCTTTGCCTGCGGCTTTGGCGGTGTTTCCTAGCGCTACGCCACAACAGCGTGGGGCGGCGCAGGATTTGAGTTACGGGACTTTGCGGTTTTATGGTGAGATTGATGCTTATCTGGTGCAATTGCTAGAAAAGCCGCTCACGGATGACCGTATCAATGCTTTGTTATTAGTCGCGATTTATCAGTTATTGCATGATAAAGCTGACTCGTTCACGGTGGTGAACCAAGCGGTGCATGCGGTGAGTCAGTTAAAACGCCCTGCGCCTAAAAGCTGGGCTAAGGGTTTGGTGAATGCGATTTTGCGTAATTTCTTACGTCAAAAAGCTCAGCTCGCTGCGAAGCTTAAATCTAGCGATGTGGCGGTTTATTCTTATCCACAGTGGTGGGTTAGCAAGCTTAAAGTGCAGTATCCAAATCATTGGCAGGGCATGCTAGAAACGGGTAATCAACATCCGCCTATGACTTTGCGGGTGAATACGCAAAAAATCAGTATGCAGGATTACTTACAGCTACTAACTCGCCAAGATATTGAAGCCAAACATATCGGCGCACAGGCTTTGATTTTAGCGAATCCTGTGCCGGTAGAAAAAATCCCGGGTTTTAGCGATGGTATTGTTTCTGTGCAAGATTTAGGTGCACAACTGGCGGCCTATCTGCTCGAAGCCAAAGTTGGCATGAACGTGCTGGATGCTTGTTGCGCGCCAGGCGGAAAAACGGGGCATATTTTGGAGCTGGCAGATGTAGCTTTAACAGCTTTAGATTCTGATGAAGTGCGTTTGCAGCGTGTACAAAGTAATTTGAGCCGCATGAAGTTAAAAGCGAACCTTTTGGTTGGCGATGCATCAATGACTGATTGGTGGAGTGATGCGAAAACTGCGCCGCAGCTTTTCGACAGAATATTAGCGGATGTGCCATGCAGCGCATCTGGCATTGTGCGACGCCATGTGGATATCAAGTGGTTGAGACGTGAAGCTGATATTGCTTCATTTACTCGTCAGCAGGCTAAAATTCTGGCTAACTTATGGCAGATGTTGGCAAAGGGTGGTAAATTACTTTATGTAACGTGCTCTGTTTTTAATGAAGAAAATCAAGGACAAGTGGATAATTTCTTACAAAATAATGCGGATGCAACTCAATTGCCATTTGCGTTGCCAGATAATTATGCCGCAGCAGAAATCACTCAAATCAATGGTCAGCTTATCCCTACAAATGCACACGATGGCTTTTTCTATGCGTTGCTGCAAAAAAATTAA